The Gloeocapsa sp. PCC 73106 genomic sequence GCAATTCTCAAGAATAAGGTCTCAAGATGAGTTTTCTAACTGTATGTGTAGATGCCAGTTTAATTGTGCGTTTGCTTACTAGTAATAATTTCAACTCACCCTATGATAAACAGTGGAATAAATGGCTAGAAACTAATTGTAGTGTTGTAAGTCCTACCTTAATTTATTATGAAGTAACTAATGCTATCTATAAATATAGTAAGGCAGGACAAATTACCACGGCAGAAGCTACTGCATTGTTAGAAACTGCTTTAAATCTTGGTATTATTGTTTATGATG encodes the following:
- a CDS encoding type II toxin-antitoxin system VapC family toxin; this translates as MSFLTVCVDASLIVRLLTSNNFNSPYDKQWNKWLETNCSVVSPTLIYYEVTNAIYKYSKAGQITTAEATALLETALNLGIIVYDDGELHKQALEITQCYNLPATYDAHYLALAKRLNIELWTADQRLFNGVNSSLS